Proteins encoded by one window of Dreissena polymorpha isolate Duluth1 chromosome 11, UMN_Dpol_1.0, whole genome shotgun sequence:
- the LOC127849966 gene encoding uncharacterized protein LOC127849966 — MKQSDGNSRSWATEAEILAASTLYDVDIYVKQYSNGCFSWLRFPVERESPNRKFICMRLENQHFDFNRQHERPTSVITKETTLSSEEMQTTWCMAKTKTKHDENKMSVVSNLSKKTLTDAQISLLSKGLKFIPTRKTIDKGKLLTDLSAWERRMRLKEYFYSEDAEHRTREDERQYKKKTSTWTPKAGRDKWLDTYIQAVKDDIICGLKRKFKYNLSKSEEQAFKELLHDDDIVIRPADKGSGIVIMDREDYVKKLKCEMSDSETYVAVTDDKTKIVENKVKKVADTLYKKGSIDSDLKRYLTSGGGTSGKLQGNPKLHKPGMPLRTIVNGRNYPTEKMAEIVENELRDNVTSLPSYEVKALYPSVPREEARAAVFEALNRRVQPEVPTNDMITMMDTVLNNNTISFNGDHYMQNEGTAIGSHLGMNYASTYMGAWGTELFSKSNKHPIAYFRFVDDVWGLWTHGLEALKTFHAVANEIHPRIQLELRYSTEQLEFLDTMTSIRKGRLVSDLYTKQTDRHLYLHMDSSHTESTKKAIPYGLGVRLKRICSEETDYKKHRDEIKEQLQKRGYNGRFVETELKKVDNKKRENLLHTKVPSKKLIPTGFDIKWKMDLETNSYEAASVSDILHKASLSLMSESVAVCDRVLKEAQQQKMDYETKLSSLISKPQFDKKLCELTDFSLKMKIDLLRTKKRKLKLLRTRKISADDQCLLLIEKDGNCFFRCIAAGIFDDPEKHELVRTSVLITCWTTNPLTRTILMVITMYT, encoded by the exons ATGAAACAAAGCGATGGCAACTCTCGCTCTTGGGCTACAGAGGCGGAAATATTAGCGGCTTCAACATTATACGACGTAGACATATACGTGAAACAATACAGCAATGGATGCTTTAGTTGGCTGCGATTTCCTGTCGAAAGAGAATCGCCAAACCGGAAGTTCATTTGTATGCGGCTTGAAAACCAGCACTTTGACTTTAATCGGCAGCATGAAAGACCTACGTCCGTGATTACAAAAGAAACAACACTCTCCTCGGAGGAAATGCAAACCACATGGTGCATGGCAAAAACAAAGACGAAACATGACGAAAACAAAATGAGTGTTGTTAGCAACCTGTCAAAGAAGACGTTAACTGATGCTCAGATATCCCTGCTTTCGAAAGGACTGAAGTTCATACCGACTAGAAAAACAATAGACAAAGGAAAATTACTTACAGACTTGTCAGCGTGGGAACGCCGTATGCGCTTAAAAGAATATTTCTATTCAGAAGACGCTGAACATAGAACCAGGGAGGATGAGCGTCAATACAAAAAGAAGACCTCGACGTGGACTCCAAAGGCTGGCCGCGACAAATGGCTGGACACATATATACAAGCGGTCAAAGACGACATCATTTGcggattaaaacgaaaatttaaatataatctaaGCAAATCTGAAGAACAAGCATTCAAAGAATTACTCCACGACGATGACATAGTAATTCGCCCTGCCGACAAGGGGTCGGGGATAGTGATAATGGACAGGGAAGACTATGTCAAGAAGCTGAAGTGTGAAATGTCGGACAGTGAGACATACGTCGCGGTGACGGATGATAAAACAAAGATTGTGGAAAACAAAGTGAAGAAAGTGGCCGATACCCTATACAAGAAGGGGTCGATCGACAGTGACCTTAAAAGGTATCTCACCAGCGGCGGTGGAACTTCCGGTAAGCTTCAGGGCAACCCGAAGCTTCATAAACCTGGGATGCCTCTCCGCACTATTGTAAACGGCCGAAATTACCCGACAGAGAAGATGGCGGAAATAGTGGAGAATGAATTACGCGATaatgtgacgtcacttccgtcgtat GAAGTGAAGGCTCTTTACCCCAGCGTACCAAGAGAAGAAGCCCGTGCTGCAGTATTTGAAGCTCTCAATCGGCGAGTGCAACCGGAAGTACCAACCAACGACATGATCACAATGATGGACACTGTTctaaataacaacaccatttcaTTCAATGGAGACCACTACATGCAAAATGAAGGAACTGCTATAGGATCGCACTTAGGAATGAATTACGCATCGACCTACATGGGAGCCTGGGGGACagagttattttcaaaatcaaacaaacatcCAATAGCCTACTTCCGGTTTGTTGATGATGTTTGGGGCTTGTGGACACATGGTTTGGAGGCACTAAAGACATTCCATGCGGTTGCAAATGAAATCCATCCACGAATACAGCTAGAGCTCCGTTACTCCACAGAGCAGCTCGAATTTCTAGACACCATGACGTCTATTCGAAAAGGAAGGCTGGTTTCAGACCTATATACCAAACAGACAGATCGGCACCTCTACCTGCACATGGACTCGTCGCATACCGAGTCTACGAAGAAGGCCATTCCGTACGGCTTAGGTGTGAGGctaaaaagaatatgttcggaAGAGACGGACTACAAAAAACACAGAGATGAGATAAAAGAGCAACTACAGAAGCGAGGATACAATGGCCGATTCGTCGAGACAGAGCTGAAGAAAGTTGATAACAAGAAGCGAGAAAATCTGCTGCATACAAAAGTGCCTTCAAAAA AACTAATTCCTACGGGATTCGACATTAAATGGAAAATGGATCTTGAAACCAATAGTTATGAGGCCGCCAGCGTGTCAGACATTTTACACAAAGCATCGCTTTCTCTGATGTCCGAAAGTGTCGCCGTCTGTGACCGTGTTCTGAAAGAAGCTCAACAACAGAAAATGGACTATGAAACTAAGCTTTCATCTCTTATCAGTAAACCGCAATTTGACAAGAAACTTTGTGAACTTACAGACTTctcattaaaaatgaaaattgatctCCTCAGAACTAAAAAACGAAAACTTAAATTACTCCGAACTCGGAAGATAAGTGCAGACGATCAGTGTCTTCTTTTGATTGAAAAAGATGGAAACTGCTTTTTCCGGTGTATTGCAGCAGGAATATTCGATGATCCTGAGAAACATGAACTTGTAAGAACTTCTGTACTAATCACATGCTGGACAACGAATCCACTTACAAGAACTATATTGATGGTGATTACGATGTACACATAA
- the LOC127849967 gene encoding uncharacterized protein LOC127849967, with product MKQSDGNSRSWATEAEILAASTLYDVDIYVKQYSNGCFSWLRFPVERESPNRKFICMRLENQHFDFNRQHERPTSVITKETTLSSEEMQTTWCMAKTKTKHDENKMSVVSNLSKKTLTDAQISLLSKGLKFIPTRKTIDKGKLLTDLSAWERRMRLKEYFYSEDAEHRTREDERQYKKKTSTWTPKAGRDKWLDTYIQAVKDDIICGLKRKFKYNLSKSEEQAFKELLHDDDIVIRPADKGSGIVIMDREDYVKKLKCEMSDSETYVAVTDDKTKIVENKVKKVADTLYKKGSIDSDLKRYLTSGGGTSGKLQGNPKLHKPGMPLRTIVNGRNYPTEKMAEIVENELRDNVTSLPSYEVKALYPSVPREEARAAVFEALNRRVQPEVPTNDMITMMDTVLNNNTISFNGDHYMQNEGTAIGSHLGMNYASTYMGAWGTELFSKSNKHPIAYFRFVDDVWGLWTHGLEALKTFHAVANEIHPRIQLELRYSTEQLEFLDTMTSIRKGRLVSDLYTKQTDRHLYLHMDSSHTESTKKAIPYGLGVRLKRICSEETDYKKHRDEIKEQLQKRGYNGRFVETELKKVDNKKRENLLHTKVPSKKLIPTGFDIKWKMDLETNSYEAASVSDILHKASLSLMSESVAVCDRVLKEAQQQKMDYETKLSSLISKPQFDKKLCELTDFSLKMKIDLLRTKKRKLKLLRTRKISADDQCLLLIEKDGNCFFRCIAAGIFDDPEKHELVRTSVLITCWTTNPLTRTILMVITMYT from the exons ATGAAACAAAGCGATGGCAACTCTCGCTCTTGGGCTACAGAGGCGGAAATATTAGCGGCTTCAACGTTATACGACGTAGACATATACGTGAAACAATACAGCAATGGATGCTTTAGTTGGCTGCGATTTCCTGTCGAAAGAGAATCGCCAAACCGGAAGTTCATTTGTATGCGGCTTGAAAACCAGCACTTTGACTTTAATCGGCAGCATGAAAGACCTACGTCCGTGATTACAAAAGAAACAACACTCTCCTCGGAGGAAATGCAAACCACATGGTGCATGGCAAAAACAAAGACGAAACATGACGAAAACAAAATGAGTGTTGTTAGCAACCTGTCAAAGAAGACGTTAACTGATGCTCAGATATCCCTGCTTTCGAAAGGACTGAAGTTCATACCGACTAGAAAAACAATAGACAAAGGAAAATTACTTACAGACTTGTCAGCGTGGGAACGCCGTATGCGCTTAAAAGAATATTTCTATTCAGAAGACGCTGAACATAGAACCAGGGAGGATGAGCGTCAATACAAAAAGAAGACCTCGACGTGGACTCCAAAGGCTGGCCGCGACAAATGGCTGGACACATATATACAAGCGGTCAAAGACGACATCATTTGcggattaaaacgaaaatttaaatataatctaaGCAAATCTGAAGAACAAGCATTCAAAGAATTACTCCACGACGATGACATAGTAATTCGCCCTGCCGACAAGGGGTCGGGGATAGTGATAATGGACAGGGAAGACTATGTCAAGAAGCTGAAGTGTGAAATGTCGGACAGTGAGACATACGTCGCGGTGACGGATGATAAAACAAAGATTGTGGAAAACAAAGTGAAGAAAGTGGCCGATACCCTATACAAGAAGGGGTCGATCGACAGTGACCTTAAAAGGTATCTCACCAGCGGCGGTGGAACTTCCGGTAAGCTTCAGGGCAACCCGAAGCTTCATAAACCTGGGATGCCTCTCCGCACTATTGTAAACGGCCGAAATTACCCGACAGAGAAGATGGCGGAAATAGTGGAGAATGAATTACGCGATaatgtgacgtcacttccgtcgtat GAAGTGAAGGCTCTTTACCCCAGCGTACCAAGAGAAGAAGCCCGTGCTGCAGTATTTGAAGCTCTCAATCGGCGAGTGCAACCGGAAGTACCAACCAACGACATGATCACAATGATGGACACTGTTctaaataacaacaccatttcaTTCAATGGAGACCACTACATGCAAAATGAAGGAACTGCTATAGGATCGCACTTAGGAATGAATTACGCATCGACCTACATGGGAGCCTGGGGGACagagttattttcaaaatcaaacaaacatcCAATAGCCTACTTCCGGTTTGTTGATGATGTTTGGGGCTTGTGGACACATGGTTTGGAGGCACTAAAGACATTCCATGCGGTTGCAAATGAAATCCATCCACGAATACAGCTAGAGCTCCGTTACTCCACAGAGCAGCTCGAATTTCTAGACACCATGACGTCTATTCGAAAAGGAAGGCTGGTTTCAGACCTATATACCAAACAGACAGATCGGCACCTCTACCTGCACATGGACTCGTCGCATACCGAGTCTACGAAGAAGGCCATTCCGTACGGCTTAGGTGTGAGGctaaaaagaatatgttcggaAGAGACGGACTACAAAAAACACAGAGATGAGATAAAAGAGCAACTACAGAAGCGAGGATACAATGGCCGATTCGTCGAGACAGAGCTGAAGAAAGTTGATAACAAGAAGCGAGAAAATCTGCTGCATACAAAAGTGCCTTCAAAAA AACTAATTCCTACGGGATTCGACATTAAATGGAAAATGGATCTTGAAACCAATAGTTATGAGGCCGCCAGCGTGTCAGACATTTTACACAAAGCATCGCTTTCTCTGATGTCCGAAAGTGTCGCCGTCTGTGACCGTGTTCTGAAAGAAGCTCAACAACAGAAAATGGACTATGAAACTAAGCTTTCATCTCTTATCAGTAAACCGCAATTTGACAAGAAACTTTGTGAACTTACAGACTTctcattaaaaatgaaaattgatctCCTCAGAACTAAAAAACGAAAACTTAAATTACTCCGAACTCGGAAGATAAGTGCAGACGATCAGTGTCTTCTTTTGATTGAAAAAGATGGAAACTGCTTTTTCCGGTGTATTGCAGCAGGAATATTCGATGATCCTGAGAAACATGAACTTGTAAGAACTTCTGTACTAATCACATGCTGGACAACGAATCCACTTACAAGAACTATATTGATGGTGATTACGATGTACACATAA